In a genomic window of Pseudomonas oryzihabitans:
- the nuoL gene encoding NADH-quinone oxidoreductase subunit L, whose protein sequence is MNLLPLTFAFPLVGYFLLAFSRGRLSENLSALIGVGSVGLAALVAAWVGWNFHIAPPADGHLTIVLWQWMNVEGFAPNMALYLDGLSLTMLGVVTGVGFLIHLFASWYMRGEEGYSRFFAYTNLFVFSMLLLVLGDNLLLLYFGWEGVGLCSYLLIGFYYSERANGNAALKAFIVTRVGDVFMAFGLFILFMTLGTLDIQELLQKAPDVFASGDPLIVLATLALLGGAVGKSAQLPLQTWLADAMAGPTPVSALIHAATMVTAGVYLIARTHGLFALAPDILHLVGIVGAVTLVLAGFAALVQTDIKRILAYSTMSQIGYMFLALGVGAWQPAIFHLMIHAFFKALLFLASGSVILACHHEQNIFKMGGLWKKIPLAYASFVVGGSALAALPLVTAGFYSKDEILWEAMASGHTYLLYAGLAGAFLTSIYTFRLIFITFHGEAHTEAHAGHGIAHNLPLAVLLVLSTFVGAMIVPPLAGVLPESIGHAGGEGKHALEITSGAIAIAGILLAALLFLGKRTFVSALAKSAPGRFFGTWWYHAWGFDWLYDLLFVKPYLLLARLLRHDPIDQAIGLIPLLARGGNLALSITENGRLRWYAASIVGGAVLLLGALLLA, encoded by the coding sequence GACGGCCACCTGACCATCGTCCTCTGGCAGTGGATGAACGTGGAGGGCTTCGCGCCCAACATGGCTCTCTACCTGGACGGCCTGTCGCTGACCATGCTCGGCGTGGTCACCGGCGTCGGCTTCCTGATCCACCTCTTCGCCTCCTGGTACATGCGCGGTGAAGAGGGCTACTCGCGCTTCTTCGCCTATACCAACCTGTTCGTCTTCAGCATGTTGCTGCTGGTGCTCGGCGACAACCTGCTGCTGCTGTACTTCGGTTGGGAAGGCGTGGGCCTGTGCAGCTACCTGTTGATCGGTTTCTACTACAGCGAACGCGCCAACGGTAACGCGGCGCTGAAGGCCTTCATCGTCACCCGCGTCGGCGACGTCTTCATGGCCTTCGGCCTGTTCATCCTGTTCATGACCCTGGGGACCCTGGACATCCAGGAGCTGCTGCAGAAGGCGCCCGATGTCTTCGCCAGCGGCGATCCGCTGATCGTGCTGGCCACCCTGGCGCTGCTCGGCGGTGCGGTCGGCAAGTCCGCCCAGCTGCCGCTGCAGACCTGGCTGGCCGATGCCATGGCCGGCCCGACCCCGGTCTCGGCGCTGATCCACGCGGCGACCATGGTGACCGCGGGTGTCTACCTGATCGCCCGGACCCACGGCCTGTTCGCCCTGGCGCCGGACATCCTCCACCTGGTGGGTATCGTCGGTGCCGTCACCCTGGTGCTGGCCGGCTTCGCCGCCCTGGTGCAGACCGACATCAAGCGCATCCTGGCCTATTCGACCATGAGCCAGATCGGCTACATGTTCCTGGCCCTGGGTGTCGGCGCCTGGCAACCGGCGATCTTCCACCTGATGATCCATGCCTTCTTCAAGGCGCTGCTGTTCCTCGCCTCGGGTTCGGTGATCCTGGCCTGCCACCACGAGCAGAACATCTTCAAGATGGGCGGCCTGTGGAAGAAGATCCCCCTGGCCTACGCCAGCTTCGTGGTGGGTGGTTCGGCCCTGGCGGCGCTGCCGCTGGTCACGGCCGGTTTCTACTCCAAGGACGAGATCCTCTGGGAAGCCATGGCCAGTGGTCATACCTACCTGCTCTATGCAGGCCTGGCCGGTGCCTTCCTGACCTCGATCTACACCTTCCGCCTGATCTTCATCACCTTCCACGGCGAGGCGCACACCGAGGCCCATGCCGGCCATGGCATCGCCCACAACCTGCCGCTGGCGGTGCTGCTGGTGCTGTCGACCTTCGTCGGCGCCATGATCGTGCCGCCGCTGGCGGGCGTGCTGCCGGAATCCATCGGCCATGCCGGTGGCGAAGGCAAGCATGCGCTGGAGATCACCTCGGGCGCCATCGCCATCGCCGGTATCCTGCTGGCCGCCCTGCTCTTCCTGGGCAAGCGGACCTTCGTCAGCGCGCTGGCGAAGAGCGCTCCGGGGCGGTTCTTCGGCACCTGGTGGTATCACGCCTGGGGCTTCGACTGGCTGTACGACCTGCTCTTCGTCAAGCCTTACCTGCTGCTGGCCCGCCTGCTGCGCCACGACCCCATCGACCAGGCCATCGGTCTGATCCCGTTGCTGGCACGCGGTGGCAACCTGGCACTGAGCATCACCGAGAACGGCCGTCTGCGTTGGTACGCGGCGTCCATCGTGGGGGGCGCCGTGCTGTTGCTCGGCGCGCTGCTGCTGGCCTGA
- the nuoM gene encoding NADH-quinone oxidoreductase subunit M, whose product MLLPWLILIPFIGGLLCFLTEKTGPLVPRWIALFTMLLELVLGLWLWAHGDYSLAPAPGAETAWTAEFQMNWIPRFGISLHFGLDGLSLLMILLTGLLGVLAVTCSWREVQRHVGFFHLNLLWIIGGVVGVFLALDLFLFFFFWEMMLVPMYFLIALWGHSSADGKKSRITAATKFFIFTQASGLIMLVAIIALVLVNYGATGVLTFDYEDLLQLQLDPRLEYLLMLGFFIAFAVKLPVVPVHSWLPDAHAQAPTAGSVDLAGILLKTAAYGLLRFAIPLFPNASAEFAPIAMWLGIIGIFYGAILSFAQTDIKRLVAYSSVSHMGFVLIGIYSGSPQALQGVVVQMIAHGLSAAGLFILCGQLYERLHTRDMREMGGLWARMPYLPALSLFFASASLGLPGTGNFVGEFLILLGAFPVVPMIVVIATFGLVFASVYSLIMIHRAYFGPAKAEGALRGLNAREMSMLLLLGVLLVLLGVYPQPVLDTSAASMAGVQQWLGEAFSSLVSAR is encoded by the coding sequence ATGCTTCTGCCCTGGCTAATCCTGATCCCCTTCATCGGCGGCCTGCTCTGCTTCCTCACGGAAAAGACCGGCCCGCTGGTGCCCCGCTGGATCGCCCTGTTCACCATGCTGCTGGAGCTGGTGCTCGGCCTGTGGCTGTGGGCGCACGGCGACTACAGCCTGGCCCCCGCCCCCGGCGCCGAAACTGCCTGGACCGCAGAATTCCAGATGAACTGGATTCCGCGCTTCGGCATCAGCCTGCACTTCGGTCTCGACGGCCTGTCGCTGCTGATGATCCTGCTCACCGGCCTGCTCGGTGTGCTGGCGGTGACCTGCTCCTGGCGCGAGGTGCAGCGCCACGTCGGTTTCTTCCACCTCAACCTGCTGTGGATCATCGGCGGCGTGGTGGGGGTATTCCTGGCGCTGGACCTGTTCCTGTTCTTCTTCTTCTGGGAAATGATGCTGGTGCCGATGTACTTCCTGATCGCGCTGTGGGGCCATAGCTCCGCGGACGGCAAGAAGAGCCGCATCACCGCTGCCACTAAGTTCTTCATCTTCACCCAGGCCAGCGGCCTGATCATGCTGGTGGCCATCATCGCCCTGGTACTGGTGAACTACGGTGCCACCGGCGTCCTGACCTTCGACTACGAAGACCTGCTGCAACTGCAACTGGACCCGCGCCTGGAATACCTGCTGATGCTGGGCTTCTTCATCGCCTTCGCGGTGAAGCTGCCGGTGGTGCCGGTGCATTCCTGGCTGCCGGACGCCCACGCCCAGGCGCCTACCGCCGGTTCCGTCGACCTCGCCGGCATCCTGCTCAAGACCGCCGCCTACGGCCTGCTGCGCTTCGCCATCCCGCTGTTCCCCAATGCTTCGGCGGAGTTCGCACCGATCGCCATGTGGCTAGGTATCATCGGCATCTTCTACGGCGCCATCCTGTCGTTCGCCCAGACCGACATCAAGCGTCTCGTGGCCTACTCCAGCGTCTCGCACATGGGCTTCGTGCTGATCGGCATCTACTCCGGCAGCCCCCAGGCGCTGCAGGGCGTGGTGGTGCAGATGATCGCCCACGGCCTGTCCGCCGCCGGCCTGTTCATCCTCTGCGGCCAGCTCTACGAGCGTCTGCACACCCGTGACATGCGCGAGATGGGCGGTCTGTGGGCGCGGATGCCCTATCTGCCGGCGCTGAGCCTGTTCTTCGCCTCGGCCTCCCTGGGCCTGCCGGGTACCGGCAACTTCGTCGGCGAATTCCTGATCCTGCTGGGTGCCTTCCCGGTGGTGCCGATGATCGTGGTCATCGCCACCTTCGGCCTGGTGTTCGCCTCGGTCTACTCGCTGATCATGATCCACCGTGCCTACTTCGGCCCGGCCAAGGCCGAAGGCGCGCTGAGGGGCCTGAACGCCCGGGAGATGTCGATGCTGCTGTTGCTCGGCGTGCTGCTGGTGCTGCTGGGTGTCTATCCGCAGCCGGTGCTGGATACCTCGGCCGCGAGCATGGCCGGTGTGCAGCAGTGGCTCGGCGAAGCCTTCTCCTCCCTCGTTTCCGCCCGGTAA
- the nuoN gene encoding NADH-quinone oxidoreductase subunit NuoN, with product MTFTYEHLIALLPILITGFTAVVVMLGIAWRRDHTLIPTLGVIGLNLALLSCIPALGVGAIDVTPLLRIDGFTCFYMALILIATLACMTLSHAYMEGYPGNREELYLLLLISATGGLVLVAAQSVAGLFIGLELLSVPVYGLVAYSYFNRRSLEAGMKYLVLSAAGSAILLFGMALLYAQSGSLSFADIGVQMDAPASTGLLMEIGLGMLIVGLGFKLSLVPFHLWTPDVYEGSPAPVGAFLATASKVAVFAVLMRVFQTMPLATQDGWLHDTIAFIAIASMLVGNLLALMQNNLKRLLGYSSISHFGYLLVAVASGEGLSMEAAAVYLVTYVFTSLGAFGVITLMSSPSNGQRDADALFEYRGLFWHRPYLTAALTVMMLSLAGIPLTAGFIGKFYVITVGVEAGMWWQTAAIVLGSAIGLFYYLRVMVTLYLTRQGLQRHDAPMNWGQRAGGVMLIAISIATFILGVYPQPLLQLAQLTVF from the coding sequence ATGACCTTTACCTACGAACACCTCATCGCCCTCCTGCCGATCCTCATCACCGGCTTCACCGCCGTGGTGGTGATGCTGGGCATCGCCTGGCGACGGGATCACACCCTCATCCCGACCCTCGGCGTGATCGGTCTCAACCTGGCCCTGCTGTCCTGCATTCCGGCTCTGGGCGTCGGCGCCATCGACGTCACCCCGCTGCTGCGGATCGACGGCTTCACCTGCTTCTACATGGCGCTGATCCTGATCGCCACCCTGGCCTGCATGACCCTGTCGCATGCCTACATGGAAGGCTATCCGGGCAACCGTGAAGAGCTGTACCTGCTGCTGCTGATCTCCGCCACCGGCGGTCTGGTGCTGGTGGCGGCGCAGAGCGTCGCCGGCCTGTTCATCGGCCTGGAACTGCTGTCGGTACCGGTCTACGGCCTGGTGGCCTACAGCTACTTCAACCGCCGCTCCCTGGAAGCGGGCATGAAGTACCTGGTGCTGTCCGCCGCTGGCTCGGCCATCCTGCTGTTCGGCATGGCCCTGCTCTACGCCCAGTCCGGCAGCCTGAGCTTCGCCGACATCGGCGTGCAGATGGACGCCCCGGCCAGCACCGGCCTGCTGATGGAAATCGGCCTCGGCATGCTGATCGTCGGCCTGGGCTTCAAGCTGTCGCTGGTGCCCTTCCACCTCTGGACGCCGGACGTCTACGAAGGCTCTCCGGCCCCGGTGGGTGCCTTCCTGGCCACCGCCAGCAAGGTCGCCGTGTTCGCCGTGCTGATGCGGGTGTTCCAGACCATGCCCCTGGCTACCCAGGACGGCTGGCTGCACGACACCATCGCCTTCATCGCCATCGCCTCCATGCTGGTGGGTAACCTGCTGGCCCTGATGCAGAACAACCTCAAGCGTCTGCTGGGTTATTCCTCCATCTCCCACTTCGGCTACCTGCTGGTGGCGGTGGCCTCGGGCGAAGGCCTGTCGATGGAAGCCGCGGCGGTCTACCTGGTGACCTATGTCTTCACCAGCCTGGGTGCCTTCGGCGTGATCACCCTGATGTCCAGCCCGAGCAACGGCCAGCGCGATGCCGATGCCCTGTTCGAGTACCGTGGCCTGTTCTGGCACCGTCCGTACCTGACCGCGGCGCTGACGGTGATGATGCTGTCGCTGGCCGGTATTCCGCTCACCGCGGGCTTCATCGGCAAGTTCTATGTCATCACCGTGGGCGTGGAAGCCGGCATGTGGTGGCAGACCGCAGCCATCGTGCTGGGTAGCGCCATCGGCCTGTTCTACTACCTGCGCGTCATGGTCACCCTGTACCTGACCCGCCAGGGCCTGCAGCGCCACGATGCACCGATGAACTGGGGCCAGCGCGCCGGTGGCGTGATGCTGATCGCCATTTCAATCGCCACCTTCATCCTCGGCGTCTATCCGCAGCCCCTGCTGCAACTGGCGCAGCTGACGGTGTTCTGA
- a CDS encoding M13 family metallopeptidase, giving the protein MPALKPLALAIGLLLSGQALAAPVFDVNELGDPATACTDLDAFVNAKWVAANPIPPDKSRWGSFMALGEKSLNDQHAILQRAAHEADRAAQGSVEQKIGWLYRSGMDEAAIERAGYRPIQPQLAAIDGLRTTADVVKYLQQSFARGDMQVFSFGSGADYQNAKQQIAYAFQGGLGLPTPDYYTEADYAKLRQAYLKHVARLLTLTGVPKAQAAAQAELVLALESRLARASVKPVDLRNPENQYHYLSFAEANQVTPHFDWQAFFASQGVHGQQGFSLSQPGFFAEFDRMLADTPIEQWQAYLRAHVIDDAAPWLSKPFQQESFDFNQKTLSGQQQQSERWKRVLRAVNGAMGEGLGQLYVQEHFSPQAKARAQELVDNVMQALRARIEKLDWMSPETKQKALAKWDSFLPKIGYPERWRDWSGLTIKPQSFYANLEAASRFNYRHDLDKIGKPTDRQEWGMLPQTVNAYYSSTDNTINFPAAILQPPFFYADGDDAINYGGIGAVIGHEASHGFDDQGSKFDGAGNQVDWWTPADREAFEARTGKLVEQFDNYHPLPDHPELHVNGKLTLGENIGDLGGINAAYDALQLALAKQPEEARSKIDGYTQEQRFFLNWARVWRGSIREEQARLFLNTDPHAPMRFRAIGAPSNMPSFAQAFSCKPGDAMVRPDAKRVEIW; this is encoded by the coding sequence ATGCCTGCGTTGAAACCCCTTGCTCTCGCCATCGGCCTGCTACTCAGCGGCCAGGCACTCGCCGCTCCCGTGTTCGACGTCAACGAACTGGGTGATCCCGCCACTGCCTGCACCGACCTCGATGCCTTCGTCAACGCCAAGTGGGTGGCGGCCAATCCGATTCCGCCGGACAAGTCACGCTGGGGTTCCTTCATGGCCCTGGGCGAAAAGTCGCTCAACGACCAGCATGCCATCCTGCAGCGCGCCGCCCACGAGGCGGATCGTGCGGCCCAGGGTTCGGTGGAGCAGAAGATCGGCTGGCTCTATCGCTCGGGGATGGACGAGGCCGCCATCGAGCGCGCCGGCTATCGACCGATCCAGCCGCAGCTGGCCGCCATCGACGGGCTGCGCACCACGGCCGACGTGGTGAAGTACCTGCAACAGAGTTTCGCCCGAGGCGACATGCAGGTGTTTTCCTTCGGCTCCGGCGCCGACTACCAGAACGCCAAGCAGCAGATTGCCTACGCCTTCCAGGGCGGCCTCGGCCTGCCGACGCCCGATTACTACACCGAGGCCGACTACGCCAAGCTGCGCCAGGCCTATCTCAAGCATGTCGCCCGACTGCTGACCCTCACCGGGGTACCCAAGGCCCAGGCCGCCGCCCAGGCCGAACTGGTGCTGGCCCTCGAAAGCCGCCTCGCCCGTGCCTCGGTCAAACCGGTGGACCTGCGCAACCCGGAGAACCAGTACCACTACCTGAGCTTCGCCGAGGCGAACCAGGTGACGCCGCATTTCGACTGGCAGGCCTTCTTCGCCAGTCAGGGCGTCCACGGCCAGCAAGGTTTTTCGCTGTCCCAGCCCGGCTTCTTCGCCGAATTCGACCGGATGCTGGCCGATACGCCCATCGAGCAATGGCAGGCCTATCTGCGCGCCCATGTGATCGACGATGCCGCGCCCTGGCTATCCAAGCCCTTCCAGCAGGAAAGCTTCGACTTCAACCAGAAGACCCTGAGTGGCCAGCAGCAGCAGAGCGAACGCTGGAAGCGGGTGCTGCGCGCGGTCAATGGCGCCATGGGCGAAGGCCTCGGCCAGCTCTATGTACAGGAGCATTTCTCGCCCCAGGCCAAGGCCCGCGCGCAAGAGCTGGTGGACAACGTGATGCAGGCGCTTAGAGCGCGCATCGAGAAACTCGACTGGATGAGCCCCGAGACCAAGCAGAAGGCGTTGGCCAAGTGGGACAGCTTCCTGCCCAAGATCGGCTATCCGGAGCGCTGGCGCGATTGGAGCGGCCTGACGATCAAGCCCCAGAGCTTCTACGCCAACCTGGAAGCCGCCTCGCGCTTCAACTATCGCCATGACCTGGACAAGATCGGCAAGCCCACCGACCGCCAGGAATGGGGCATGCTGCCGCAGACGGTGAACGCCTACTACAGCTCCACCGACAACACCATCAACTTCCCGGCTGCCATCCTGCAGCCACCGTTCTTCTATGCGGACGGCGACGACGCCATCAACTACGGCGGCATCGGCGCGGTGATCGGGCACGAGGCCAGCCACGGCTTCGACGACCAGGGCAGCAAGTTCGATGGTGCGGGCAACCAGGTGGACTGGTGGACACCTGCCGATCGGGAGGCCTTCGAGGCCCGGACCGGCAAGCTGGTGGAGCAATTCGACAACTACCATCCGCTACCGGACCACCCGGAGCTGCACGTCAACGGCAAGCTGACCCTGGGCGAGAACATCGGCGACCTCGGTGGCATCAACGCCGCCTACGATGCCCTGCAACTGGCGCTGGCCAAGCAGCCGGAAGAAGCCCGCAGCAAAATCGATGGCTATACCCAGGAGCAGCGCTTCTTCCTCAACTGGGCGCGGGTCTGGCGTGGCTCGATCCGCGAAGAGCAGGCACGCCTGTTCCTCAACACCGATCCCCATGCGCCCATGAGATTCCGCGCCATCGGCGCACCGTCCAACATGCCGTCCTTCGCTCAGGCGTTCAGTTGCAAGCCAGGCGATGCCATGGTCCGCCCGGACGCCAAGCGGGTGGAGATCTGGTGA
- a CDS encoding bifunctional protein-serine/threonine kinase/phosphatase — protein sequence MPLELATAEASVTGPRKENQDALRSVQPSAALAATKGHLFALADGVSGCPDGGLAARATLQALALDYYATPETWPVAQALERLLLAQNRWLQAAGNGQPLLTTLTALVIRGRRYTLAHVGDCRAYRWHGGRLTCLTVDHVWQQAGMQHVLTRALGLESHLVVDFREGELEAGETLLLVSDGVWAALGEDSMRRILADAGADLEATAQALVAGALHAGGQDNASALLVRVDQLPDVSLADTLASADTWPALPALRPGQQFEGWTVLERLAESRQSLLYRVEDESGRHWLLKTLPAALQHDTLAGHALLMEEWFLRRVAGRAFVEVHPLPRRAHLYFVQREYPGRTLAQQLHSDGPLALAEWLDVASRLLRALGQLHRRNILHRDIKPDNLHRGTDGELRLLDFGLAYCPQLSQDLQDTPGTPSYRAPESFDGAAPSPTQDLYAAGVTLYELLTGSYPYGEVEPFQRPRFGTPASVLRRRPDVPTWLEDWLQRAVAVTPEERFETAEEALLLLEQGERQPAARALPLLQRNPLRTWQTVAALSLAANLAILLFWLYRH from the coding sequence ATGCCCCTAGAACTCGCCACCGCCGAAGCCAGCGTGACCGGCCCGCGCAAGGAAAACCAGGATGCCTTGCGCAGCGTCCAGCCCAGTGCGGCGTTGGCGGCGACCAAGGGGCATCTGTTCGCCCTGGCCGATGGTGTCAGCGGCTGTCCGGATGGCGGACTGGCCGCCCGTGCCACCCTGCAGGCCCTGGCGCTGGATTATTACGCCACGCCGGAGACCTGGCCGGTGGCCCAGGCGCTGGAACGGCTGCTGCTGGCGCAGAATCGCTGGCTGCAGGCCGCCGGCAACGGCCAACCCCTACTGACCACCCTGACCGCCCTGGTGATCCGCGGGCGCCGCTACACCCTGGCCCATGTCGGCGATTGCCGCGCCTATCGCTGGCACGGCGGGCGACTCACCTGCCTCACCGTCGACCACGTCTGGCAGCAGGCCGGCATGCAGCATGTGCTGACCCGTGCGCTGGGTCTGGAAAGCCATCTGGTGGTGGACTTTCGCGAAGGCGAACTGGAAGCCGGCGAGACCCTGCTGCTGGTGAGCGACGGCGTCTGGGCGGCGCTGGGTGAGGACAGCATGAGGCGCATCCTCGCCGATGCCGGAGCGGACCTGGAGGCGACCGCCCAGGCACTGGTGGCCGGCGCCCTGCATGCCGGCGGCCAGGACAACGCCAGTGCCCTGCTGGTGCGGGTCGACCAGCTACCCGATGTCTCCCTGGCCGATACCCTCGCCAGCGCCGATACCTGGCCCGCCCTGCCGGCCCTGCGACCCGGACAGCAATTCGAAGGCTGGACGGTGCTCGAACGCCTGGCCGAATCGCGCCAGTCGCTGCTCTACCGGGTAGAGGACGAGAGCGGTCGCCACTGGCTGCTCAAGACCCTGCCAGCGGCCTTGCAACACGACACCCTCGCCGGCCATGCGCTGCTGATGGAGGAATGGTTTCTGCGCCGCGTGGCCGGGCGCGCCTTCGTCGAGGTGCATCCGCTACCGCGCCGCGCGCACCTTTATTTCGTCCAGCGGGAGTATCCCGGGCGCACCCTGGCGCAACAGCTGCACAGCGATGGGCCGCTGGCGCTGGCGGAGTGGCTGGACGTCGCCTCCCGCCTCTTGCGCGCCCTGGGCCAACTGCATCGCCGCAACATCCTGCACCGCGACATCAAGCCGGATAACCTCCACCGCGGCACGGATGGCGAATTGCGCCTGCTGGACTTCGGCCTGGCCTATTGCCCGCAACTGTCCCAAGACCTGCAGGATACCCCCGGCACCCCTAGCTATCGGGCTCCCGAGTCCTTCGACGGCGCCGCCCCGAGTCCGACCCAGGATCTCTATGCCGCCGGGGTGACGCTCTACGAATTGCTCACCGGCAGCTATCCCTACGGTGAGGTCGAACCCTTCCAGCGACCGCGCTTCGGCACCCCTGCCAGCGTGCTGCGTCGCCGCCCCGATGTGCCGACCTGGCTGGAAGACTGGTTGCAACGCGCCGTAGCAGTGACACCCGAAGAGCGCTTCGAGACCGCCGAGGAGGCGCTGCTGCTGCTCGAACAGGGCGAACGCCAACCCGCCGCGCGCGCCCTGCCCCTGCTGCAGCGTAATCCGTTACGTACCTGGCAGACCGTGGCGGCCCTGTCCCTCGCCGCCAATCTGGCGATCCTCCTGTTCTGGCTCTATCGCCACTGA
- a CDS encoding nitrate regulatory protein, which produces MSDRQMPPALRFMLAARRCELQHLEGLALTCELVEGASALVHDLQRERGFSNILLGTGNDRYRTALEQHSTTARGSEARLRDWLDALDASVAQDRPRLLNRIACVLHLLDGLPSLRRGIVERRVAMQAATTAFSHLIAGLLAVIFEAADTASDPGLTRALVALFNFMQGKELAGQARATGVVGFTQGHFDASLLARLGELDSSQSRCFEGFLTHADAEALQRWDEVQRCPSRVQIERLREVARRTSANARVEPALAELWFELNTRRLDAMQTVAQHLVAELRTRCAASIDTAQADLDSHRKLSRRLAELERDPGQPLLFSLAAQPVGETRPGEPSPGILDLLHAQTRRLHEVEAELQETRQSLAERKLLERAKQRLMQQLALPEAEAHQHLQQLAMHSGLPLPEVVRQVLAQPR; this is translated from the coding sequence ATGTCCGATCGCCAGATGCCCCCCGCCCTGCGTTTCATGCTGGCGGCCCGTCGCTGTGAATTGCAGCACCTGGAAGGCCTTGCCCTGACCTGCGAGCTGGTGGAAGGCGCCAGTGCCCTGGTGCACGACCTGCAGCGTGAGCGTGGCTTCAGCAATATCCTGCTGGGCACCGGCAATGATCGCTATCGCACCGCGCTGGAGCAGCACTCCACCACTGCACGCGGCAGCGAGGCCCGGCTGCGCGACTGGCTGGATGCACTCGACGCCAGCGTCGCCCAGGATCGGCCCCGGCTGCTCAACCGCATCGCCTGCGTCCTGCATCTGCTCGATGGCCTGCCGAGTCTGAGACGCGGCATAGTCGAACGGCGGGTGGCGATGCAGGCGGCCACCACCGCCTTCTCGCACCTGATCGCTGGTCTGCTGGCGGTCATCTTCGAGGCCGCCGACACCGCCAGTGACCCCGGCCTGACCCGCGCCCTGGTGGCACTGTTCAACTTCATGCAGGGCAAGGAGCTGGCCGGGCAAGCCCGGGCGACCGGGGTGGTCGGCTTCACCCAAGGCCACTTCGACGCCAGCCTGCTCGCCCGGCTCGGCGAGCTGGACAGCAGCCAGTCCCGCTGTTTCGAAGGTTTCCTCACCCACGCCGATGCCGAGGCGCTGCAGCGCTGGGATGAGGTGCAGCGCTGCCCGTCCCGCGTGCAGATCGAGCGGCTGCGCGAGGTCGCCCGGCGGACCTCGGCCAACGCCCGGGTGGAGCCGGCGCTCGCCGAGCTCTGGTTCGAACTCAACACCCGCCGCCTGGATGCCATGCAGACGGTCGCCCAGCACCTGGTGGCGGAGTTGCGGACGCGTTGCGCGGCGAGCATAGACACCGCCCAGGCCGATCTGGACAGTCACCGCAAGTTGTCGCGGCGACTCGCCGAGCTGGAACGCGATCCGGGCCAGCCGCTGCTGTTCAGCCTCGCGGCCCAGCCGGTCGGGGAGACCCGACCAGGCGAGCCTTCCCCAGGAATTCTCGACCTGCTCCATGCCCAGACGCGGCGGCTGCACGAAGTCGAGGCGGAATTGCAGGAGACCCGCCAATCCTTGGCCGAGCGCAAGTTACTGGAGCGCGCCAAGCAACGCCTCATGCAGCAACTGGCGCTGCCCGAGGCCGAAGCCCACCAGCATCTGCAGCAGCTGGCGATGCACAGTGGCCTACCCCTGCCGGAAGTGGTGCGGCAGGTATTGGCGCAACCTCGTTAG